A region of Lycium barbarum isolate Lr01 chromosome 3, ASM1917538v2, whole genome shotgun sequence DNA encodes the following proteins:
- the LOC132634352 gene encoding uncharacterized protein LOC132634352 — protein MEKQERRHNVMENRDSHFSSASLEAAEDYEIEEISQPNISGLRTREEISLVQNTDWEVGAKGDVSAKAKNEVQSSLTKPVAKTSANVEDPEVLPIKRNGFLHLFSLREINSCILICENKRVICSVMISFLVVLSYAHLPHSIARSNSFIASRPLYILLLTDLTIVIARIVRKEVVPEERAEDMRERVKDFGHNWDGALTILEYGLVFYQTIRAIFIDCSFYLVIVICGFSLI, from the coding sequence CTAGCTTGGAAGCTGCAGAGGATTATGAGATTGAAGAAATTTCTCAACCGAATATTTCTGGTTTACGAACAAGAGAAGAAATATCTCTAGTCCAGAATACTGATTGGGAAGTTGGAGCTAAAGGGGATGTATCTGCAAAAGCTAAGAATGAAGTACAATCATCACTAACCAAGCCAGTGGCTAAAACATCAGCAAATGTTGAGGACCCTGAAGTGCTTCCAATAAAACGCAACGGTTTCCTTCATTTATTTTCTCTTAGAGAAATCAACTCTTGCATTCTGATATGCGAGAATAAACGAGTCATTTGTTCTGTCATGATTTCGTTTTTAGTTGTCCTATCTTATGCCCATCTCCCGCATAGTATAGCAAGGTCAAATAGCTTCATTGCCTCAAGGCCACTTTATATACTGCTCCTAACTGATTTGACAATAGTGATTGCACGAATAGTCCGAAAGGAAGTAGTTCCTGAAGAAAGGGCCGAAGACATGAGAGAACGAGTGAAGGATTTTGGACATAATTGGGATGGAGCTCTTACGATATTGGAATACGGTTTGGTTTTCTATCAGACAATTCGTGCAATCTTCATAGACTGCAGCTTCTATTTGGTTATTGTTATATGTGGCTTTTCTCTCATATAG